The Rhea pennata isolate bPtePen1 chromosome 7, bPtePen1.pri, whole genome shotgun sequence genome contains a region encoding:
- the LOC134142621 gene encoding pulmonary surfactant-associated protein A-like: MLCCSFYMVAAVAAFLGSCHAQDKCTGIPGLPGTPGANGLPGRDGRDGLRGEPGPPGPIGPSGGPVGPPGRDGLPGPQGLKGERGEKGEKGDIGPPGLPASLDTELRNVLVSLKRRLARLEGVLALSAKITEVGEKILASNGKEVNFASALKSCQEAGGTLATPMNEEENKAILGIVKQYNKYAYLGIKESETSGQFSYMNGTPLNYTKWRKYEPNGKGTEKCVEMYTDGSWNDKKCNLYRLTICEF, from the exons ATGTTATGCTGTTCATTCTACATGGTCGCAGCAGTAGCTGCTTTTCTCGGGTCTTGTCATGCACAGGATAAGTGCACAGGAATACCTGGGCTACCTGGTACTCCCGGAGCTAATGGGCTGCCCGGAAGGGACGGAAGGGACGGTCTGAGAGGAGAACCGGGTCCACCAG gtcCCATAGGACCCTCTGGAGGTCCAGTGGGGCCTCCTGGAAGAGATGGGCTTCCCGGACCTCAAGGACTCAAGGGAGAGCGAGgcgagaaaggagagaaaggggaCATTGGACCACCAG GTCTACCTGCTTCTCTTGACACCGAATTACGAAACGTTTTAGTAAGTTTAAAACGTCGACTTGCCAGACTTGAAGGCg tgCTTGCTTTGAGCgcaaaaataacagaagtggGAGAGAAAATACTTGCCAGCAATGGGAAGGAAGTCAATTTTGCATCTGCACTAAAGTCCTGTCAAGAGGCTGGAGGAACTCTTGCAACCCCCATGAATGAGGAGGAGAATAAAGCTATTTTGGGTATTGTGAAGCAGTATAACAAATATGCTTACTTAGGCATTAAAGAGAGTGAGACTTCAGGTCAGTTCAGCTATATGAATGGCACACCTCTGAATTACACCAAGTGGCGCAAATATGAACCAAATGGCAAAGGGACAGAAAAATGTGTAGAAATGTACACTGATGGAAGCTGGAATGACAAAAAATGCAACCTGTATCGCCTCACAATCTGTGAATTTTAA